In Sardina pilchardus chromosome 8, fSarPil1.1, whole genome shotgun sequence, the genomic window TGCGCTTGGACCGGGCAACCACCAGCCAGCCAGAGACAGAAGCAGAGGATGGGAGATAGAGTGAAGTGGTAAATCAAAGTCAGATTGAGAGTCAATGTGAGTAGATACAATAGCGCAAAAGAGGAAGGGGTTGTGAGTATTgacacaaagtttgaatgagagTTGAGCCATATTATAAAGGTTAAGGTAGACAATGAGGCAGTGAGAAGAACTTGACAGACAACACTGAAGGAGAGTTTGTGTAAAGAGCAAACAGTTAAGCAGGGCAGCAATTtaatttaaattaaataaatatctaTAAACTCCTCTTTTATACATCCACGGTAGCATTATTTATATGCAGTTCTATGCCCTGAAACTATTCCATGGCCTAGACCATTTGTATGAGGAAGAATTTAGCATTGCAGCACATTCACTTCCAATGACTATCCCTTGATTGCTGAATCtgctctacctgtgtgtgtttggataaaaaaaaacacgttgACCAAATGAATAAATTCCAAAactaacattttgtttttggttaATTAGTTGGGATGTAGGACTCTGAAGAATGCAGAATCAGATAGGACGGACTTTACCATTCCAATTCTAGAATTCTTGGGAGAAACTTTCCCTTGAAGCATTAGCGGCAGGGGCTAGTTGTCCCTTTCTGATCCTCTTAGCCTGGAGTCCTTTGACAGAGTTATTACAGAGTGGAAAGGATGGTCTATGGACTTAAGAAATGTTTCTCATGGCCGTTTCACAGCCCTCAAACTGGCCGACATGAATAATAAAGAAAGCTGGTGAATCTTTTATGAcagagggaaaaaacaaaatggccccTGGCCACCCCGTACACCCCCTCATCGTTATTCCTCAGGGGTGCCAAGCGAAAGAACAGACCCCACGAAGGAGGGAAACTTGTCTCGCATCACCCCGACTGGCATGACTTATTAATGGACTGTCTGGACAGAGTCTCGGAGTCGGACATCTTCTGAGCACCACCCTCACAGCTAGgccacactctcagacacacatgtgtacacacacacacacacacacacacacacacacacacacacacacacagacacacacacacacacacacacacacacacacacacacacacacacacacacacacacacacacaaacaaacatacataacaaaacacatacacataagcacatactctctctctctctctctttctctccctctctcacacacacacacacacacacacacacacacacacatgcgctcgcACAAGCAGTCAGAAGAGTAGTGGAGAGAAATGGGTGCACATTCATTTGTCTTTGAATAGTGTTCAAACTGTATTCATTTGCATCAGTCATTGAGTTGCTAGCCCATAAACAGTCATTACTCTCCCTAATAGTTCGAGGGTCTCAGACACGGGGTGGTCAGGATGTATGAGAGGtgacagaaaaagacagagagagagagagagagagggagggagagagagagagagagaaagagagggagagaaattggGCTTGTGCATCTATAGTTAGCCTAGCTTCAGTGGTGCAGAAAGGAGTTTTACTCCATCttgcatttttatttcatttcatctgTGTAGGTGCAGTGTGGCAATAAAACACTCCCACATAAATGCAAAatagcactctcacacacacacacacacacacacacacactcacacacacacacacacacacaacttgtagTCTACACACTCACAACTGTCACTCTTGCGAGCTACTAATCTgttgtgacagacagacagaggttaCAGGGAGAGTGTCACGCAGTGTAATTGCCTAGGCCATTCCCAATATGTTGtgggaaagcacacacacacacacacacacacacacacacacacacacacacacgcacacacacgcacacacacgcagacacacgcagacacacacacacacacacacgcacacacacacacacacacacacacacacacacacacacacacacacacaccatgcaactTAATAGCCATAGTCTAATTTAAGTTTGACAGTCTGTATAGAGCTGAGAGATACTAAACAATGATCTTCCATGTCCTACCCTGTATCTTCCTGTCAATCAGTGGCCAAGAGCACATTACAGGTTTTTACAGGTTAAGAGACAAAGCGTAAATGTCTACAGCAGAGGTGGTTAACACATGCAGACGTGTATATGTTTAACCAGCACCCATATCTATGACCTTAACAAGATGACCAAGATCAGAACAAAAATTTAGATAAATTGAGAGGGAATCACCATGAGTAAAAAGACTTTTCCATTTGGAGCAAAATGTAGTAACCGATACAGCAGCTTGCGTACTGTAGCTTAAATATGTGCATGCTGTAGAACTTGACTGATAACTACAAGTTGTGCACTATATTCgccatgcatgcatgtgaaagagggagatgatACAATATTTGCAAATCTGAATACAAGACCACCACACGGGATCAGGACAAATGCGTAGGCTTAGTCAAATTGTCCATATGAGGAGATGCGTCACCACAATGGCTATAAAGCCCTGACCCATGTACTGAGAACAATGAATGGCACACTTATGCCACATTAATTAGTATGGCAATTCAGCTAGATTACCTGATTAGTGAAATTACCGGTGTTGGTGCACAAATAGAGGCTATGCATGGTAGAAAGGGACTTTTAAGGTATCAACATGAGTGCACTGTCACTTGCCACGTGCATCGGTGCCGACATTTTTAACTGACAGGCATTGTATAAACAATGGATTTTATGGAACGGCACAGACAAAAATAGAACTGAACCGTAATCGGCGCAGCAGCACTGTTGGCCGCTGGTATGTGGGGTTGTATTGAAAACAATGACATCTAATGTCATGGAGTGTTGAAAGTGGAGTTTGCTGCACTCATGTCAGCGCCAATGGGCAGAGagctttactttctgaagccagggTTACCCACCTCTATAGTCATtcattgttgttttctttttgtgtgtgtgtgtgtgtgtgtgtgtgtgtgggggggttaatAAAAAAGGAATTCTGTGCACTCCCACTCGGAATGCTTTGAAGGTGTTCCATCAACGCCGGTATATTTGCATACGTAATATCAGATCATAAAATATGGAACACAGCATCACCGGCCCTCAACCCTCCTGGAGAAAAAACTCAACAGGAAGTGAAATTGATGTGTCACTATAAGTCAACAGGAAGTGAAATTGATGTCACAGTAAGTCAACAGTTGCCAGGAGATGTTATGAGTTCAATGTGAGCATAACTCCAACTGACAAGCAAGGCCGACAGATAAATAGTAGAATACATAAATAAGAGCAACATGTGACAGAGTCTAAGCCTcaggtgtgtttgaatgagACCCTGGGAGTGGGGCTGCAAGGAATTGACGTGTTTGCTTATAGGGAGAAAAACACctatatgtgtgcacatgtgttatgattgcacatgtatgtgtgtgaatcacAAACccccaaaaataaatcaaagttgaaagAATGAATGTGCTTTTAGGGGATTTTTTTGTTGGGTATTTGAGTTATGCACACGATTTTTGGGTGTGGACGTGAGGATTAAATTGATTATTTTCTCGCGTAATGCATATCATGGGCATGTTGAGATTTCTAAGAGCAAATAGCAGAATAATGCACACAACACTACAACCCAAGTACCATGACTGATGTTTTGGGTGTTGACATGTAGGATTAAGTTTATTCTTTGCGAGTATGCCGCCTGACGGAGCTGGAAGCCTTCTGTTGTTGTGACTGCCAGAGAGTAATCGACTTTGGTGTGAGTCACATGCCTATCACTGACTCCAGCAGGTCCTTAAAGTCAGCTTTAAAGCAACATCAAAGTGGCCCAAAGCAGTCTGTCTCTCTAACTTGtctcattgctctctctctctctctctctctctctctctctctctctcaatctcatcTTCCACTTCTCTATCTCCCCTTCTATCATAATTTCATTTCATCTTTAGCTTTTCTTTCCATGCTTCCAGCCTAAGATATTTTCTCTTGCCTCCTGCCGCTCTCCTATCTCCACATctgccttttgtgtgtgagtctctctcttctctttaccGGTctgacacactcacgcacactcacacacacacacacactcacgcacactcacacacacacacacactgtagatacacacacacacacacacacacacaggcacacggagagacaggcagacagagagagacacatatacaaacacacacggagagcaagagagagagagagagagagagagagagagagagagcaagagagagagagagagagagtggtcctCAGGTGCCAACATCACACAAATGTCACCAGTGAAAGGACACGGAAAGCCCGGGCTCTGAAAAGGCGAGTATAGAGGGATAAGATGCGTGCTGAGAGAATCATCCACGCATTCAGAGGGAGAATACGACTCTGTCAGTGTCTGCGCCAGACAAGCCCCGGCCGACAACCAAAGGGGTAGCGCGAGACGGCAGGGGAAGAGAGTGgcgagaggtggagggaggggggttatATTTGGAAAATAAATTGAATTCGAGCCTCGTGCTAAAAGGAAAGGACACCTGCTCCCCACAGATATCTCCGTAGCTCCATAGCACGGGACGGAATGAAGAAGATGTTCAGATCCAAAGTGACTCGGCAgaaaaagatgtgtgtgtgtgtgtgtgtgtgtgtgtgtgtgtgtgtgtgtgtctggttgcctttgtgtgttagtgtgtgtgtgcgtacgcacATGTTCTATCATCCAAGCACGGAAATTCAGCAATCCCTTCAGCTTATTACAGTACATAAATAAGATTTCTCTCGAACGCCTGAACTTCACCCCCTCTCAAAgtatactccccccccccccacacacacacaaacacacacacacatagactctctatctccctcttttttaaaaaaacgatGAAATCGGAGGTAGTTTTTTAAATGCACAACCTATCGCCTACTGGTAGCTGATTACAGCTGGTAGATTCATTGCCCTGAGGTGGACAGACATCCATCAGGGCTGTCCGTgacttccccctccctctcttctaaaGGGctccactgggggggggggggattttttAAAGTCTGCGGAAGCCGCCATCCGTCATCATGCAGCGATGAAGACGGAGTGGTCGCGCTAATGCCCATGACTCATAGCTAGGCCCCTGTGAGACTGCATTGCATGAAACGTTTGGCTATCGAAGCCTCTGCTGTCCTTATTGATCCCTAGATAGCAGATTGGGCCGAGATCACTTCACTTCACCAGATAGCACATGCGCATGAGTAAGTCTGGTGGTGCTGACAAAACGTAGGGTTAAGTTAACACAAAAGACAGTATCACGAATCGTCGCCTCTGCTAATCGAATCACTCGCTTTAGATCTAGGTTAGGGATCTCCAAACAACGTCTCTCTTGACACAGTGGATGCCATCAAACGTGATGGCTCACGAGTGTGTTTGTTCAGGCTCTGCAGTCTTCCACCTCCTCATCAGTGGGATGTAATTGAAATATGCTGCCAGACAAATAGCTAAACGTGTGACTGCGTGGCTGGTGGCGAGCTTCTGTCGCTGCACTCGTATCCTTGAACAGCTTGGAGAAGAAACAATCCAGCAATCCCTGCGAATGTTGTACATCAGCGCTTCTTTTTCGTTGTTATACTCATCATCATGGATTCATttgtcttttcccccctctgtttgGGTTTGATAACCTACATCCATACACATGAACAGAAACAGTTGAAGGATCTTCTCGACTAACTGAGTGCAGTAGTTTGCAGGTTGCTACCAGCCTATTTTAGGATTATAGCAAGATTTTGGCATCCCACACATGCTACTGTAGATATGTGACACATTAAAGCAACTGTGTGTAGTTCTTTTGGCTTCATACTCATGCTGGTGATACACTGACAATACGGGGAACTGTGTTTCTGACATTCAGTACCCATTTTGTTGGAAATTGACAACAAAGAGTATGATTTCCAACTCTAGGTTGTTGCtggcctggtcctaccatactctcgtacattcataatgtacagagtctggccactttccattgcaaaggtgaacttccttgaatgctgataatgttgatgtttaaaactagcCTATTCGATctacccagagccactcagatctgccataatgCTTTAGCCTGGAgagcctgtgtttgtttgtcacacAGCACCTGTAAGTTTTAAAATGAAGATGTAATGGTTTGGGAACATCCTCGCCGATATTGAGATGAGTGTAATTGGAGACGGAGAATACCGGTAGTAATGTAATTTTGTCCACTGAGGAAAAGTCCTTCAATTTTGAACATCTGGCCTTTTTTTCAGACAGGTTGTAGCacactgtgtgggtgtggagcCTTATGGATTAGAGGGATTTCTGTTCAAAGCCATTTTGTTGCTATGGGGCTGAAATATTCTTATGGGAGCATGCAGTGTAGGATGGAGagagtttgtgaatgtgtgcaggcatgtgagtgtgtgtgtgtgtgtgtgtgcgtgtgtgtgcgtgcgtgtgtgggcgaTGGAACCGGCACATGAGTGGGTGGGTGactttaatgtatgtgtgtgtatctgtctgccAATTAGGGGTTAGCTAGGTccttgtaatgtgtgtgtgtgtgtgtgtgtgtgtgtgtgtatgtgtgtgtgtgtgtgtgtatgcgtctatgtgtgtgtatttgattctgtctgtatttgtgtgtgtgcttgctgtgcACATATCTGTGtatgcatacctgtgtgtgtctgtgtaagtgtggtgtatgtgcctatgtctgtctctctctctctctctctctctctctctctctctttgtgtgtgtgtatgtgtgtgtgttgtatgtgtgtgtgtgtatgctcccatatgtatgtgtgtgtgtgtgtgtgtctctttgtggcTGTGTGGCTATCGACCAGAGGATGTGAGAGTGAGGTGAGCACGGCCACTAATGGCTGGTGTGTCGATACGGAGCTTTCAGACCGACGGACCTCCAGCGAGAGGAGAAAATGGtggaacacacagcacaatgagAGGAGTGGACCCCCTACGGTCATGCTCACAACAGACAAATCATCGCCTTTAAACGCGCTTCAGTCAGAGCCAGGACAGAAATGTAGATAGAGAAGACTAGGGAGAAGTGAGACAAGGAAGCGATCCGAGTCCTTTGTGCTTTTTTCCTTGCGGGTGAGGAAAACAGTGGTCAGACCAGACCGGCCAGACGCTGTGAGGTGAGAAGGTACGAAATGGCCGACAGAGACAGAAATCAATAAGAGAAGGCGTCCACTTCAACAGCGGCCCCACAGTGCAACTGAAAGAGAGTCACAGCTCTGTTGacagacagaccacacacacccacacacacgcacacactcacacacacacacacacacacacacacacacacacacacacacacacacacacacacacacacacacacacacacacacacacactgtcacatgaATTATGCAAAATAGCAAAATATTACTGGAAAGAATCAGTGCCATGCTTGCTTGCATACTGAAAAATATAGCACTCCACATCTTTCCTACTTTTCTTCAACTACATTACGCCACGAGGAACCATTTTGTTTAATTctctgtgtgagcgagagagagagagaggagaaacattTCCTGCCAGCCTCATCATCACTTGCATTGTGAAATCCACCCCGGTCTCATTAGCAcagcctccatctccatctcagGCTCCGATAGATAGCCCCTCTGATCCGGCCCTCGGCTGCTGGTGGCCGTGGCCGTGGCGAGCGCTGAGTTACAGCACAGAGTCGCTGGAACATCTGCCCCAGGCTAAGAGCAGGGAAAACAAGCGCTCTGTCCAAACACAGAGCTGTGCGGCACACTGGAGgcagggatggggggtgggatggggggcgggggtgtgtgtgggggggggtgcggtTTGGGGAGGGAACGAGGGGGCTGTGGGTTCACTGTTGTATTCAGGATTACGGCAATTGTGTGGACGATTACCATTGCGGCCGCACAAAGGCAAACAGCTTCACATTACAAAGTTGCGTCGACATAAAAGAAATAAACGCAGAGTGGACAGGCTGCGGGTTTTGTTGGGGCAAAGCCCCatttaaacacattttcatttgattgagatggagaggaagacgaCAAACTTTACACTGTTGAGTTTTGTTTGAAAATTGCCATGAAGGTTAAATGAAATTGTTTTGTAAATACTATTTTGTAAAGCGTTTTTTCCTCGCATCGACTGTACATCACATTTCAGAGTCTTAATGATACAGTACCTTTGCATTCTAACCTATGAGTATGTAGtttaacatttattttgctCTAGGAATACCTCGTGGCATTTGAAGAGAAAGTGCTGGTATTTTATTAAAATATGCTGGTTTTGCGTCAGCAATATTAATGCCTGTATGAGTTCAAAGGCTAGGTTTAAAAAGTTCATCAAGCGCAGTTCTACACACAGTAAAGactctgtgtacgtgtgtgtgtgtgtgtgtgtgtctgtgcaagtgGGCATCCATGTGTGTTGTGGGATGGCTATGGGATGTTCTGTGCTCTCGTGTTGACACATGGCTAAATCCCACATGCTGGGACTCCTACGCCAGTCTTCCGTtgcccctccgccccccctGGCCTACCGTTTGCTGGGCACCCAGTGAAAACACAAAGCCACACACGAGGGCCAATTCCCAGGCAACGCCACACAGCCGTGACAATGTGACACAAGTCCCACTCTTCTTTCAGGCCCCCATAAACAACCTTGCCAACTCTCCGCCATCCTTTTCTGTCCCTGCTtgtttccgtctctctcttgttatagttctctctcttctatcttcctctcttcctctttctctcattttccctAGTTCTTAATCTGTCTCTTTTGTTACATGTCTCTCTTTCCCAACCTCTACCTCTgggtcttcttctctctctctctctctctctctctctctctctctctctcgctctctctctctcgctctctctctccttctctctcacagacagatctccttctctctctaaatTCCTATTCACCTCTAGttccatggctgccactcaTACAGCCCAGCCAGCTGCACTTTCAAAAGACAAACTCTGGGCAACCCCGGTGAGTTTCTCTATGGTTACACTGCAGCTGATTCAAGTATTACTTTGAAATCAAGCCTAGTGATTTCAATCCCctgagaaagaaaacacagagggggaaaaaaaaaaacatttctactaCCATCTGGCTGGGAAGGCTTTGCTTGGCAGTTATCTATTCAGTATCAACACGCTATTAATTTGAAACCTGAAATGACTCCTTTCGATTTCTTCAATAGCTTTGTAGCTTCTTTATGCTTCTTGTCGTCGCCTTTCCTGCCTTTCTCTGCAAACTTTCTTCTCATACgtgtctttcctttttttcacaaacagcttgaaaaacacCCTCCAGAAGAAGCAGTCCGCCGAGTCGGTGGACCTCTCCGGAATCCCGCTCTCCACGCGCGACGTCCGGCACGTGACGCTCCACCTCCAGACCAGCGGGGCCGCCGTGTCCGCCGTGGACCTGAGCTTCTGCGAGCTGCGCGACGAGGGCCTGTGCCTGCTGCTGCCCGTGCTGGCCGCGCTGCCCAAGCTCACCACGCTGGCGCTCAACGGCAACCGGCTCACGGTGGCGGTGGTCAAGGAGCTGACCGAGACGCTCAAGGACCCCAAGAGCTTCTCGTGCCTGGCCTGGATCGACCTGGGCAACAACCTGGACATCTTCACCATGCCCCAGCCCTTGCTGGTGGCACTGCGCCGGCGCTGCAGCCTCAAGAGCAGCCTGCCCACCATCTACGAGTACACAGAGGGCCAGCCCTACTGCTACCGAATGGAGGCCTCCATCGAGGAGCCCAGTGTctacgaggaggaggaggaggaagaggtggaggtggaggtggaggaggaggaggaggaagagctagAGGCTTGGGGTATTGCCGAGGACGTGAAGGGTTCGCCTAGTTTTACTCTGCATTATTGCGAAAGGTGAATCCGACACCCCCCTTTCCCCctgtggcaaacacacacacctccccaacaCCATGAACAACAGCCGTGCCGACAACAAGCGGGAGTTAAAGAGGCAAAAGCAGAAacgacagagaaagaaagggagagggagtgagagcgagagaaagagatagagagagagtgtaacaTGTCCTTCCTCAATCAAGCACTTCTCTCAGTCCAAATACCTTTGACACCTTCTTTCTCCTCTTATCACTATAGCAAAATGAACTGTAAGGTCACCCCCATCGTGGCAAACAGTAATACCATCAGTCAAAGATGTGTTACTAACATACATTTGACTAAAACAACTGTGTGTTCACCTCAGTAAATAACAAAAAATACACCCCACCGGTGACAGTTGCTGTGTGCGATGTCTGTTTCCGGCGGGTGCCACGTGTTGGACATGAAGCACCTGCGTCAGTGACTTACTGTGTTGGTGGATGGTGCCCCTGGGAGTGAGGTGGGGGTTCATTTGAGGGGGGGCTAGAAGAGTCTTCCGGAAAGGtgttctcttctcccctcagcCTTCTCACGCGGCGGAGCAGTGGCCGGCCGTGGTCCTGCTGAAAAAACAAAGTTCCCAAAACCGGCGGCGTGGCAAAGATCAGACAAGACGCTCGACACTCAACCACATGGCCCCCCCGCTGGCTCCACTGATGGCGGAAGGTTTGGGACGATGACCCAGCCCGATCTGACGgcgtttcgtttttttttttccttctcttttttttgtgtgtttttttttctttttgattaGCTGGGTTGGCGTGCGCTAAGCCCCGATGATCGTGTTTTCCCCCACAGCGTAACTGAGACCCTCACTCTGGCAGCCCACTGGGCCTAGCTTCCcttacactgtgtgtgcatgtgtgtgtgtgtgtgtgtgtgtgtgtgtgttcccgttagtgtgtacgtgtgtattcgtccctgtgtgtgtgtgtgtgtgtgtgcttgtgcgtgtgtatgctgcgctgtgtgtgtgctctgttaaTCTCTCAACAAAAGCAATGAAACCCGCTCAACAGACTACACAGCCGACGGACCGTCACGTGACGGCCGCAAAACTGCTAAGTCAAGACTTTTgcatttttccccccctttccaAAACGTTCACTTGTGAATGCCCATGCACCACTTGTGTCGTGTAGTCGTGAATAATGATACAAAACATTGCGCTGTTGTATTCGCtataggctgtttttttcactctgtcttttttcctttgcattgtgtgttgataatgAACAAAGCAGTCTTAGAAGACAACAAGTGCAACGGAACAAAGGGTTCTCTAGTTGTGTTTGACTGTCACCTCCTTGCTTCATTGCTTTTCTGATGTTATTTTCGGCTGTTTATCGATATCAAGCTCATTCTGTCTCACTCCAGGGCGAATACTAATGAGCCATTGGTAGAAAAATGGCTTAATTGGCTGTTTCTTAGCTTTTGGCTAATCAAAGAAAAGGATCATCAGACAACAAGTTCAAAGAGATATCAAACAGCACATTACAGGTCATCAGTGAGCCATTGTAGCACAAATTTGAGTTATCCTTTATACATTATGTGCTGAAACCAAAATAAAAATTATGTTATACGTCATCTgctaaaataaatagatagatagaaaggaCCCCATAGAGAGAACATTCTTATAAAAATAGAATCATCAGTGACACCAGGGCAGAAATAGCTACTGTGGCAGATAGTCTGATGATCGAGTTGAACCAAATCGAGTTTCACAGATAGTGAGAGACTGTGGACCACAGAGGGCACATCTTGCTGTTTGCAGAGGTTTTTGTAAAAAGTTTAATTGTAGTGGAACATTAACTAATTACAGACAAGATACTATCACTTTACCACTTGCAGTCAAAACACGTTTTTATTCAAACATTATAGGCTACTTCATCGTTCATTACAATAGCTTAACACATTCTGAGAATGACCTAAAAATAATGGTGGATTCACGCAAATATGAGTTTGTTCATTCGGGGTGCTGATAAACACAAAGCTTGTAGCCTCCTGGCAAATgctcagcagccaatcaaattaaacACTTTCCTTCAGCAGCCtaatctgtagcctactgtatgtacactacAGTGTTCCTCATGTCTCTCGTGTGGAAACATAAAATAAGGTTACAGAATGGGTCGAACGGTAGGAAATTATACAGTTAAAAATACTTCTCtgataagcacacacacttagaataGCTATAGCTATTAGTTATGCTCCCGATTCTACTTTTCATTTTTCTCATTCTTAAAACTTGAAACTTCGCCTCATACTGAGAAGTGGGCTTTTttgagaggaaggggggaagaGGAATAGGCATTTGGGGTCTGAAATCATTTGGGGAAAACCCTGTTGCCTCTCTAACTGACAGAACTGAAGTGATGCCTGGATTGCTTCAAAACAATCCATTAGAGGGTTCCTGTTTTCAGACACTGCTGGAAGACTGGTGTCACGCTATTCAACAATATTTTCTTTCTTCAGCTCTTACGATGTAAACAATTACAATGATATATCCTATAGCTATTGACATTGACTTATTTaagtttttaaaatgtttttacttatatttcattaaaaaaaaagatagacacACCAAGAATGACAGAAATCTATGCAATGGATTTCTTGGAAATAGCTATGATTTCTCCTTGGGCACTAGTGGATGGATTTTTGTTAGAGTTGTGGCCCTCACCTGCTCGAGTGAACCAGCTGTGGCTGTATAGAAATTCAGTTATTGGTTGATTGTTACATCCAAAGCCCCACCATGTCCGACTTACACAGTAGCACAGCAGTAGCACTGTAGCCTGTAGCACTTACAAGCCTACAAGCCTATAGTGTTAATAAACCTACAGTAACCATACTTAACTGAGGGAAATCATGGAAGACTATTATTATATTCCCAAAGActgaaatgtattatttttaATCTCTGTGATGTTAATGCATAATCATTACAGCAGAAGGGCTGCACAAATGAGTCCTTCAAATAAATATGTGGGCAGCCATACAAGGTACATTAAGGTGCATAGCATACCCATCTGATTTGTTCATTGCTATCCAAATAAGACAAGTCAGAGAAGCTCAATATTAAAATAGTGTATTGCCTCATCACAGCCTGTGTACACGGCAGAAATGGTGGACCCCTGCTAGTTTTGTAATGAATAATACACAGGAGATAGACATAACATACACAGCCAAGTACGCTTTTGGCCAAACTACACTTTTCCACTTGGCAACCAGAGAAGCGAATAAATTAAAAAAGTCATTGAATGTTTTTGTGCTGCAGACCAAACTTAATGGTGTGGACTGTGTCTGTCCCCGGGAGCATTCTTAAATGAGAGGGGAAAGATTAGTATTTATGGTGAGCCACCGAGAATAATAAAAGGATTGTTTTCATTCTCTTGTCCTTCACCAGACTCCCTGCCCTGTCTGATTAAATGTCCTGTGTTTTAGATGTCATTGACCTAT contains:
- the lrrc75ba gene encoding leucine-rich repeat-containing protein 75B, whose translation is MGSRLSRQNSLDNENFSRRRRKHLDSTGESDRSGSRGSGDFLFTSLMLKSDKLPGMLRRTNHSPYVRRVTWIREIQKLLREHKLEQATDVLKLLRKDLGLEGTSLNDILYKNAAFLNLVDPISHDLLLSLARDMQCPKKDAQDTLKSSDKICRQLIYHLTPHSKWLRQSMSRRKSQACLKNTLQKKQSAESVDLSGIPLSTRDVRHVTLHLQTSGAAVSAVDLSFCELRDEGLCLLLPVLAALPKLTTLALNGNRLTVAVVKELTETLKDPKSFSCLAWIDLGNNLDIFTMPQPLLVALRRRCSLKSSLPTIYEYTEGQPYCYRMEASIEEPSVYEEEEEEEVEVEVEEEEEEELEAWGIAEDVKGSPSFTLHYCER